CGCTTCTCTTCTTTGTACACGCTTACATAACTCCTCAAGCGAACGTTCAGCAGCTCCAATTAATCTCATGCAATGATGAATTCTCCCGGGTCCCAGCCTCCCTTGGGCAATGGCAAACCCCTTTCCTTCTCCCCAAATCATATTGGATGCAGGAACGCGGACATCCGTAAATGAAATTTCCCCATGGCCATGCGGGGCATGATCATATCCGAAAACCGGCAATGTCCGTTCGATTTTCACTCCAGCTGTATCCAGGGGAACAAGAATCATCGACTGCTGCTCATACTTCGGTGCATCCGAATCGTTTTTCCCCATCACGATCGCAATTTTGCAGCGAGGATCACCTGCCCCTGAAGACCACCACTTCGTACCGTTAATGACGTATTCATCGCCATCTCTTTCTATGCGGCATGAGATATTCGTAGCATCAGAGGAAGCAGCATCAGGCTCTGTCATTGAAAAACAGGATCTGATTTCTCCGGCAAGCAAAGGCTCAAGCCACTGCTTTTTTTGCTCCTCTGTTCCATAGCGGACAAGCACTTCCATATTTCCTGTGTCAGGAGCCCCGCAGTTAAACACCTCAGGACCGATTAGCGACCGTCCCATAATCTCACATAGAGGAGCATATTCAACGTTCGTCAAGCCTGCTCCATATTCACTGTCTGGAAGAAACAAATTCCACAGACCCTGCTTCTGAGCTTCTTTTTTCAACGTTTCCATGACTTCGGGAACAGCTGACCATCTCGATGATTGGCTGTTTAATTCTTCTTCATACCGTTTTTCATTCGGATACACGTGCTCATCCATAAATTCATTGAGCCGCTTCTGCAGATCCTGAACCTTTTCCGAATACGAAAAATTCATATCGGTTCCTCCTTCGGTCAGCTAACTAACCGGTTGGTATGTAACATATCTATATCATATACTAAATATTCTAAATCTTACAACCGATAATCTGAAATTTTAGTCATTACCGATACTGAATGACATACCGGGTCTATTTTTCGGCCTCAGCCAATACAGATAAAGAAGAAAATATGGAGAGGCTGATGAGAGATGACCGGATTAAATCAGGATGAACTCGAGAAAAAAATCGATGAGCTGAACAAAAAGATCGAAAGACTGGAGTCAAAATTGCAGCAGCCACACAATATAGGATCGAACATTTGGGTGCTTGTTCCCGTTGCGGCAATCATTATGTGGGGGCTAACAAAAATCTTTTAAAAGCAGAAAGGCACAGACAGGCATAGGTCCCGCCAGTTTCTGTGCCCTTTTTGATTTAGATATGTTAAATAACTCTGTTGATAGTACGCAAAAGAAAAAAGTGTGGAGCATTACAGATTTCAAATCAGATGGTAAGGAACGTGTTAGAGGTGTGTACCATATTCAAAATTTGAATGGTTATCACAATCTCTTGAAGGAAAATATAAATCGGGTTAATGGAGCGGCAGTGAAATACCTCGAGCATTATTTGAGCTGGTTTCAATTTTTAGACCAAATCAGGCACCGAAATGACGACACAACCGTTAGCAAGATGATTGTTGAAGGCTGCCTGTTCTCAATAGATGCCACCTATGATAAATTTAGGTTATCAGAATTTTCCAAAGGAATATCAAAGCGATATTGATCATCAAGGGGCAGTTATATGGAACAAGTTAAGTTCCTAATTTGAATAAATAATATTACATAGTAAAAGGGGATAGTTATGAGTTTATTATTAGGTAAAGTTTCTATGGATGAAAGTGAACTAAAAAGTATATTAACTAAAATAAAATATGGAGAAAGTGACTGGCAAGAGGCGGATAGGTTATTTATATTAAAATCTATGATAGAGCATATCGGTTCAACAGATGGTGAACTCCGCGACCAGTTGATTTATACCTCTTTTTATAGATTGATAATTGAGAGTAATCAATTAGAACCTGAAATTTTAAATGAATTATTAGATACTTGTTTGAATGACCTTCTTTTTAAAGGAATCGGTGAAAAAGAAACGGATACTGTATTCACAAGAGCGTTTACTACACTTTTAATAGCAATAATCTTGAACAGAGATAATCAAGCAAATTTTTTATCACCAAGCACAGTTTATAGCATTAAAGAGAAGTTAATTAAGTACATCAACCTTGAGAGAGATTTAAGAGGATATGTCGCTGGCAAAGGGTGGGCACACAGTATTGCACACGTAGCTGACACTTTTGAAGAATTGGTGAAAAATCCAAAATTAGACACAGAAGTTTATCCAGAAATACTAAAGACATTGTGGAGTAAGATTCTAATATCTAACAGTGTCTATGTCCACGATGAAGATGAAAGGATATTAATACCTATACTTGAAATGCTGGAAAGAGGATTGGATGTTCAAGAAATAGAAGAATTAATGCAACACTTACCGATTGAATTAATGGCTCAAAAGGAGCAGCTTGAGGATGAAAAGTATTGGCTCTTAGTGTTTAATATTAAAACATTCTTAAAAAGTTTTCACATTAAAATAAACGGTAATTCTAAATTACTATCATTTCAGAAAAGTATTGAACAGTGCCTAACAAAAATCCATTGAAGAAACCTCTTCACTATCTGTGATATGAGATTAAGCATAATACTTGGTCCTTATCAGGGGGCTTTAATTAGTCAAAGGAACTCCAAAATAACGGAGTTCCTTTTCTTTATTTCAAAGACTCTGTTAATGCCTGGTGTTGATTTTTAACACCTGTTGATTGGAGCGGAAGGCGTGAGACTCCGTGCTAAGAGCAGCGGGACAGGTGAGACCCCGCAGTCGCGAAGCGAAGAGGAGGCTCACCGCCCGCCCCGCTGGTCGCTGAGCGCCTGCAGCGGAAATCAACAGCCAAGTTTAAAAGAGCTATTTAAAAAATCAACATGATTGTTTAACATAGCTTTTCATTTAGTTAAAAATCTAATCAAAAACTTATTTCGCTAATTCATAAATCGCCTGCGCATAAATTGCGGTTGCGCGGATTAGGTCCTCTATT
The Metabacillus sp. FJAT-52054 genome window above contains:
- a CDS encoding DUF2785 domain-containing protein, translated to MSLLLGKVSMDESELKSILTKIKYGESDWQEADRLFILKSMIEHIGSTDGELRDQLIYTSFYRLIIESNQLEPEILNELLDTCLNDLLFKGIGEKETDTVFTRAFTTLLIAIILNRDNQANFLSPSTVYSIKEKLIKYINLERDLRGYVAGKGWAHSIAHVADTFEELVKNPKLDTEVYPEILKTLWSKILISNSVYVHDEDERILIPILEMLERGLDVQEIEELMQHLPIELMAQKEQLEDEKYWLLVFNIKTFLKSFHIKINGNSKLLSFQKSIEQCLTKIH
- a CDS encoding acyl-CoA dehydrogenase, with translation MNFSYSEKVQDLQKRLNEFMDEHVYPNEKRYEEELNSQSSRWSAVPEVMETLKKEAQKQGLWNLFLPDSEYGAGLTNVEYAPLCEIMGRSLIGPEVFNCGAPDTGNMEVLVRYGTEEQKKQWLEPLLAGEIRSCFSMTEPDAASSDATNISCRIERDGDEYVINGTKWWSSGAGDPRCKIAIVMGKNDSDAPKYEQQSMILVPLDTAGVKIERTLPVFGYDHAPHGHGEISFTDVRVPASNMIWGEGKGFAIAQGRLGPGRIHHCMRLIGAAERSLEELCKRVQRREAFGKPLSKQGVVQDWIAESRIDIEQARLLTLKAAYMMDTVGNKIAKPEIAMIKVVAPNMALRVIDRAIQAFGAAGVSEDVPLAAQWANARTLRLADGPDEVHKAQLARLELKKYDVSLQTV